One segment of Carya illinoinensis cultivar Pawnee chromosome 1, C.illinoinensisPawnee_v1, whole genome shotgun sequence DNA contains the following:
- the LOC122307219 gene encoding aminopeptidase P1 — protein MEDTLGALRSLMASYSPPLAALVVPSEDYHQSEYVSDRDKRREFVSGFTGSAGLALITMKEALLWTDGRYFLQATKELSDQWKLMRIGEDPAVDVWLADNLPKEAAIGVDPWCVSVDTAQRWERAFAKKQQKLVQTSKNLVDEVWKNQPPLEINPVNIHPLEFAGCSAIDKLNDLRENLIKQKARGMIITTLDEVAWLYNIRGSDVSYCPVVHAFAIVTSNSAFFYVDGRKVSSEVKSYMEENGIEVREYSAVSSDVALLASNQLNPSYTVKGTQAEVKSETKNNPIESDVMGNGTEGIEENSFDLIWIDPSSCCHALYSKLDADKVLLQPSPLALAKAIKNPVELEGLKKAHIRDGAAVVQYLAWLDIQMQEIYGASGYFLEGVRVNRKKHSETMRLTEVTASDKLEGFRASKEYFRGLSFPTISSVGPNAAIIHYAPRAETCAEFDPDRIYLFDSGAQYLDGTTDITRTVHFGKPSEHEKSCYTAVLKGHIALGNARFPNGTNGQALDILARVPLWKDGLDYRHGTGHGIGSYLNVHEGPHLISFRPQARNVPLQASMTVTDEPGYYEDGNFGIRLENVLIIKEADTKFNFGDKGYLSFEHITWAPYQRKLIDLSLLVPEEIDWLDSYHSKCRDILSPHLNESEKAWLKNATEPVGV, from the exons atggAAGACACTCTGGGTGCTTTGAGGTCTCTAATGGCTTCTTACTCTCCGCCTCTCGCTGCCTTGGTTGTACCTTCCGAAGATTATCATCAG AGCGAGTATGTGTCTGATCGAGACAAGAGGCGTGAATTTGTTTCTGGCTTCACTGGAAGTGCGG GTTTGGCACTTATAACGATGAAAGAAGCACTGCTGTGGACAGATGGGCGTTACTTCTTGCAGGCAACAAAAGAACTTAGTGATCAATGGAAGCTAATGCGTATTGGAGAGGATCCAGCTGTAGATGTCTGGTTGGCAGAT aatctGCCAAAGGAAGCTGCCATTGGTGTTGATCCTTGGTGTGTGTCAGTGGACACTGCACAAAGATGGGAGCGTGCTTTTGCCAAAAAACAGCAGAAGCTGGTTCAAACTTCTAAAAATTTGGTtgatgaagtttggaaaaatcaGCCACCACTGGAAATTAATCCTGTTAATATACATCCATTGGAATTTGCTGGTTGTTCTGCCATAGACAAGTTGAATGATTTGAGAGAAAATCTCATAAAGCAGAAAGCTCGTGGCATGATCATTACAACACTTGATGAG GTTGCTTGGTTATATAACATTCGTGGGAGCGATGTATCCTATTGCCCAGTTGTTCATGCATTTGCTATAGTAACATCCAACTCTGCTTTCTTTTATGTGGATGGGAGAAAGGTGTCTTCTGAG GTAAAGTCTTATATGGAGGAGAATGGAATTGAAGTTCGGGAGTACAGTGCAGTGAGTTCAGATGTGGCCTTGCTTGCATCTAATCAACTCAACCCCTCATATACCGTTAAAGGAACTCAAGCGGAAGTCAAGAGTGAGACAAAAAATAATCCCATTGAGTCCGACGTAATGGGAAATGGCACGGAGGGAATTGAAGAAAATAGTTTTGACCTCATATGGATTGACCCCAGTTCATGCTGCCATGCTTTGTATTCAAAACTGGATGCAGATAAGGTTCTTCTGCAGCCATCACCTTTGGCTCTTGCAAAAGCTATTAAG aaCCCGGTTGAGTTGGAAGGATTAAAGAAGGCACACATTCGGGATGGTGCAGCTGTTGTGCAATATCTTGCCTGGTTAGATATTCAG ATGCAGGAGATTTATGGTGCTTCTGGTTACTTTTTGGAGGGAGTAAGAGTGAACCGGAAAAAGCATTC GGAAACCATGAGGCTGACAGAGGTGACTGCAAGTGATAAACTGGAGGGATTTCGAGCTTCAAAAGAG TATTTCAGAGGCTTGAGTTTTCCTACCATTTCATCAGTTGGTCCAAATGCAGCAATCATCCATTATGCACCACGGGCAGAAACGTGTGCCGAATTTGATCCAGACAGAATATATCTTTTCGACTCGGGAGCACAG TATCTAGATGGAACAACTGATATAACACGAACGGTTCATTTTGGAAAACCTTCAGAACATGAGAAATCATGCTATACTGCA GTCCTCAAGGGTCATATTGCTCTTGGAAATGCTCGATTTCCTAATGGAACTAATG GTCAGGCCCTAGACATTCTTGCTCGAGTTCCTCTGTGGAAGGATGGTCTTGATTACCGACATGGTACTGGTCATGGAATTGGGTCTTACCTAAACGTTCATGAAG GACCCCATTTAATTAGTTTCAGACCACAGGCTCGAAATGTGCCACTACAAGCATCCATGACTGTAACAGATG AACCTGGTTACTATGAGGATGGGAACTTTGGTATAAGATTGGAGAATGTGCTTATCATCAAGGAGGCTGATACAAAATTCAACTTTGGTGATAAGGGTTACTTGTCTTTTGAACACATAACATGG gCACCATACCAGAGAAAGCTGATTGACTTGAGCCTTTTAGTTCCTGAAGAGATAGATTGGCTAGATAGCTACCATTCAAAGTGTAGGGATATTCTGTCCCCCCACTTAAATGAATCTGAGAAGGCATGGCTGAAGAATGCCACTGAACCTGTAGGCGTTTAA
- the LOC122307228 gene encoding anthocyanidin 3-O-glucosyltransferase 5-like — protein MLNYILLSIEKFTNLTVLIVPFASMDNASKPHAVIVSSPGVGHLVCNLELGNRLVADHNFHITFFVVLESPGASPGESQLIQSATTQKLLHVVVLPPVDVWGQVGPKAPIFTRLTAVMREIGPTLRSGISTLKPSPTAIIVDVFGTPALDVADEFHMLKYVFVRSAWPLALMLYVPILDKEIEEYIDQNEPLRIPGCMAVRPEDVVDPLLDRTKQEYNMFVQVGSEIRKSDGVLVNIWEDLDATTLKAMREEEAFGSVPVYAVGPLIKQVEPSAASKKSDLLDWLDQQPIESVLYISFGSLGVLSAQQITELAWGLEQSQQRFIWVLRPPCKKVSSEDGRGNDALNYLPHGFWHRMGNLGIVVTQWAPQSEILSHRSTGGFLSHCGWNSLLESILSGVPMITWPLCAEQKMNATKLAEEVGVAVRPKIAPTTGVVGRVEIEMMVRKVMEDPEGKAMRVRVKELKISAKKALVEGGGSFNAMSYLAKQCLMKSQSQIVKGP, from the coding sequence ATGCTTAATTATATTCTTCTCTCGATAGAAAAATTTACCAACCTTACCGTATTGATCGTCCCCTTCGCTTCCATGGACAACGCATCAAAGCCACACGCGGTTATTGTCTCTAGCCCCGGCGTTGGCCACCTTGTCTGTAACCTTGAGCTGGGCAATCGCCTTGTCGCCGATCACAATTTCCACATTACCTTCTTCGTCGTCCTCGAATCTCCAGGCGCCTCACCCGGCGAATCCCAACTCATCCAATCGGCCACCACTCAGAAACTCCTACACGTCGTCGTACTGCCACCCGTGGACGTCTGGGGCCAAGTCGGTCCCAAAGCTCCAATCTTCACGAGACTAACCGCCGTTATGCGCGAAATCGGGCCAACTCTCCGGTCCGGTATCTCCACCCTGAAGCCTAGCCCGACTGCCATCATCGTCGATGTTTTCGGGACTCCAGCTCTTGATGTCGCCGATGAATTTCACATGTTGAAGTACGTATTTGTCCGCTCAGCGTGGCCTCTCGCGTTGATGCTATACGTGCCAATCCTTGACAAGGAGATAGAAGAATACATCGATCAAAATGAACCGTTAAGAATCCCGGGTTGCATGGCCGTTCGGCCGGAAGATGTGGTTGACCCCCTGCTGGATCGGACAAAACAAGAATACAACATGTTCGTACAAGTGGGATCGGAGATACGAAAAAGTGACGGGGTTTTGGTGAACATATGGGAAGATTTAGATGCCACGACGCTTAAGGCCATGAGAGAGGAGGAAGCTTTCGGATCGGTACCCGTTTACGCAGTTGGACCGCTGATCAAACAGGTTGAACCCTCTGCAGCTTCGAAGAAGAGCGACCTTTTGGATTGGCTAGACCAGCAACCAATAGAATCTGTGCTGTATATTTCGTTCGGGAGTCTTGGGGTGCTTTCGGCACAGCAAATCACTGAGCTTGCTTGGGGTTTGGAACAGAGCCAGCAGAGGTTTATTTGGGTGCTACGCCCACCCTGCAAGAAGGTTTCGTCTGAAGATGGTAGAGGCAACGACGCCTTGAATTACTTGCCCCATGGGTTCTGGCATCGGATGGGGAATTTGGGAATTGTGGTCACCCAATGGGCTCCACAATCGGAAATCCTTAGCCATCGATCTACGGGAGGGTTCTTATCTCACTGTGGGTGGAACTCGTTGCTGGAGAGTATACTGAGCGGCGTGCCAATGATAACGTGGCCTCTCTGCGCGGAGCAAAAAATGAATGCAACAAAACTAGCTGAGGAGGTGGGAGTGGCAGTTCGGCCAAAGATTGCACCGACTACAGGAGTAGTAGGAAGGGTGGAGATTGAGATGATGGTGAGAAAAGTTATGGAGGACCCGGAAGGTAAGGCTATGAGGGTTAGAGTTAAGGAACTTAAAATCAGCGCGAAAAAGGCCTTAGTTGAGGGTGGTGGTTCCTTCAATGCCATGTCTTACTTGGCAAAGCAATGCTTAATGAAGTCTCAAAGCCAGATAGTGAAGGGTCCGTAA